The proteins below come from a single Crossiella sp. CA-258035 genomic window:
- a CDS encoding acyltransferase — MTSMWGAPLASRLGSWRKSRRDPRQAKFLTMDSLRWVVRNRAWTPWYLVRYWRLFRFRLLNPHVVLRGMVFLGRKVDLHCRPGYGRLEIGRWVHIGDGNAIRCHEGSLRIGDKAVFGKDNVVNCYLDIEIGDSTLVADWVYICDFDHVTADIHQPIKDQGIVKTPVRLGPDCWLATKVTVLRGTRVGRGCVLGAHAVVKGDVPEYSIAVGAPARVVRDRRADYEADAARRAAVADMARKAKEAMQQNLGD; from the coding sequence ATGACGAGCATGTGGGGCGCGCCGCTCGCGTCGCGTCTGGGTTCGTGGCGGAAGTCACGGCGGGACCCCCGGCAGGCCAAGTTCCTGACCATGGACTCCCTGCGCTGGGTGGTCCGCAACCGCGCCTGGACGCCCTGGTACCTGGTCCGTTACTGGCGGCTGTTCCGCTTCCGGCTGCTCAACCCGCACGTGGTCCTGCGCGGCATGGTCTTCCTCGGCCGCAAGGTCGACCTGCACTGCCGGCCGGGGTACGGGAGGCTGGAGATCGGGCGCTGGGTGCACATCGGGGACGGCAACGCCATCCGCTGCCACGAGGGTTCGCTGCGCATCGGCGACAAGGCGGTCTTCGGCAAGGACAACGTGGTCAACTGCTACCTCGACATCGAGATCGGCGACTCCACGCTGGTCGCGGACTGGGTCTACATCTGCGACTTCGACCACGTCACCGCGGACATCCACCAGCCGATCAAGGACCAGGGCATCGTGAAGACCCCGGTCCGCCTCGGCCCGGACTGCTGGCTGGCGACCAAGGTGACCGTGCTGCGCGGCACCAGGGTCGGCCGGGGCTGTGTGCTGGGCGCGCACGCGGTGGTCAAGGGCGATGTGCCGGAGTACTCGATCGCGGTCGGCGCGCCTGCCCGGGTGGTGCGGGACCGGCGCGCGGACTACGAGGCGGACGCGGCCCGGCGCGCCGCGGTGGCGGACATGGCCCGCAAGGCCAAGGAGGCCATGCAGCAGAACCTGGGCGACTAG
- a CDS encoding ribokinase yields MPVSITVVGSVNLDLIARLPALPQPGETLTATHYAQAPGGKGANQALAARRLGAEVRLVAAVGTDALAAEALALLRADGVDLSELTEVPGPTGLALIEVDESAETTIVVVPGANARLAVKPAQLAGSDGVLTVLEVPEAAVVAAAEHATGFFALNAAPARPVPDAVLRRADLVVVNRGEFEAIENIDLARTVAITHGAAGAELRRDGVKVAEAEPPTVTAVDGTAAGDAFTAALMLGLLEGRSDTEALRRACAVGALTATRHGAQPALPTRDEVEEVLA; encoded by the coding sequence GTGCCTGTATCCATCACCGTCGTCGGCAGCGTCAATCTCGACCTCATCGCGCGACTGCCCGCCCTGCCCCAGCCCGGCGAGACCCTCACCGCCACCCACTACGCCCAGGCCCCCGGCGGCAAGGGGGCGAACCAGGCGCTGGCCGCGCGCCGCCTCGGCGCGGAGGTGCGGCTGGTCGCCGCGGTCGGCACCGACGCGCTGGCCGCCGAGGCGCTGGCGCTGCTGCGCGCGGACGGGGTCGACCTGTCCGAACTGACCGAGGTCCCGGGGCCGACCGGGCTGGCGCTGATCGAGGTGGACGAGTCCGCGGAGACCACCATCGTGGTGGTGCCCGGCGCGAACGCCCGCCTGGCGGTCAAGCCCGCGCAACTGGCGGGCTCGGACGGGGTGCTCACCGTGCTGGAGGTGCCGGAGGCGGCCGTGGTGGCCGCGGCCGAGCACGCCACCGGCTTCTTCGCGCTCAACGCCGCGCCGGCCCGGCCGGTGCCGGATGCGGTGCTGCGCCGGGCCGACCTGGTCGTGGTCAACCGCGGCGAGTTCGAGGCGATCGAGAACATCGACCTGGCCCGCACGGTCGCGATCACCCACGGCGCGGCAGGCGCGGAGCTGCGCCGGGACGGCGTCAAGGTCGCCGAGGCCGAGCCGCCCACCGTCACCGCGGTCGACGGCACCGCGGCCGGGGACGCCTTCACCGCCGCGCTCATGCTCGGCCTGCTGGAGGGCCGGTCGGACACCGAGGCGCTGCGCCGGGCCTGCGCGGTCGGCGCGCTCACCGCCACCCGGCACGGCGCCCAGCCCGCACTGCCCACCCGCGACGAGGTCGAGGAGGTGCTCGCATGA
- a CDS encoding nucleoside hydrolase, translated as MSPTPLILDTDPGIDDAVAFLFAVNSPELDLRAVTTVFGNVGPELTSANALRLLTMLGRTDVPVGIGADRPLVYPAAFRAEGWHGTDGLGGQSALLPEAAAAPDPRGAVQLMADTLRAAESPVAIVAIGPLTNVALLLASYPELKPKIGRLSIMGGGLASGNTTPAAEFNVWSDPEAARRVLVEEDVPTSLVPLDLSLRCAVDGPWLAQLAAAGGPAATLAKVVDHYRRQYLAFYGVDEVALHDVLAVLEVARPGMLRRTALPVEVDCGTGPGRGATFGNRMPDATGRRIDVLLEADVAEVSRFVLERLTTPAASELSR; from the coding sequence ATGAGCCCCACACCACTGATCCTGGACACCGACCCCGGCATCGACGACGCGGTGGCCTTCCTGTTCGCGGTGAACAGCCCCGAGCTGGACCTGCGCGCGGTGACCACCGTCTTCGGCAACGTCGGACCCGAGCTGACCAGCGCGAACGCCCTGCGACTGCTGACCATGCTGGGCCGCACCGACGTGCCGGTGGGCATCGGCGCGGACCGGCCGCTGGTGTACCCGGCGGCCTTCCGCGCGGAGGGCTGGCACGGCACGGACGGCCTCGGTGGCCAGTCCGCGCTGCTGCCCGAGGCCGCCGCCGCGCCGGACCCGCGCGGCGCGGTGCAGCTGATGGCCGACACCCTGCGCGCCGCCGAGTCGCCGGTGGCCATCGTGGCCATCGGCCCGCTGACCAACGTGGCGCTGCTGCTGGCCAGCTACCCGGAGCTGAAGCCGAAGATCGGCCGACTGTCGATCATGGGTGGCGGGCTGGCCAGCGGGAACACCACTCCGGCCGCGGAGTTCAACGTCTGGAGCGACCCGGAGGCCGCGCGCCGGGTGCTGGTCGAGGAGGACGTGCCGACCAGCCTGGTCCCGCTGGACCTGTCGCTGCGCTGCGCCGTGGACGGTCCCTGGCTGGCCCAGCTCGCCGCGGCGGGCGGCCCGGCGGCCACGCTGGCCAAGGTGGTGGACCACTACCGCAGGCAGTACCTGGCCTTCTACGGCGTGGACGAGGTCGCCCTGCACGACGTGCTCGCCGTGCTGGAGGTGGCCAGGCCGGGCATGCTGCGGCGGACCGCGCTGCCGGTGGAGGTGGACTGCGGCACCGGGCCCGGCCGCGGCGCGACCTTCGGCAACCGGATGCCGGATGCCACCGGCCGCCGGATCGACGTGCTGCTGGAGGCCGACGTGGCCGAGGTCAGCCGGTTCGTGCTGGAGCGGCTCACTACACCGGCGGCGTCCGAACTGTCCCGATGA